Genomic window (Capricornis sumatraensis isolate serow.1 chromosome 1, serow.2, whole genome shotgun sequence):
gcatgtggaatcttagctctgcaggcagggatcaaacctgtgggcCCTTCATTGGAAGGAGGATTTctgcccactggaccaccagggaagtcccagaagccACTTATTCTATACCCAGCAGTCGGAAGCTCTTGGCCCCCCAGCCCTGGGTCGCCTCCCCTCCGCACTCTCCCCACTGGTGAGCACCAGCCTGTTgtgtgtatctgtgagtctgtctcttgCCTTAGattcatttgtttgctttatttaCACTGAACACCACAgggaatgttgttgttgttcggttgctaagtcttgcccgactctttgtgaccccatggactgcagcacaccaggcttccctgtccttcactgtctcctagagcttgctcaaactcacgtccatcgagtcagtgatgccatccaaccatctcatcctcggtcgtccccttctcctcctgccttcagtctttcccagcatcagggtcttttccagtgagtcagctcttcgtatcaggtggccaaagtattggagcttcagcttcagtccttccaatgaacattcagagttgatttcctttaggattgattggtttgatctccttggggcCCAAGGAGCCcaaagactctcaagaatcttctccaacaccacaattcaaaagcatcagttcttcggtgctgagccttcttaatgatccaattttatagccaatattttacaataccTTTAAAAGGAGTATAATCTATATAAATTTGGGATGACTATtttgtactcctgaaactaatataatattgtaaatcaactatacctcaattaaaaaaaagacaagaagccATTGGATGGTCCTGAGCTGGGAGACAGCCATCATTTGGATACTATCAATCATTTGAATTTTTGCCAAACTTATGGATTAATCAAATATCTTATGGTTGGGAACATTTGCTCAACACCAAATAATCTGAACCCCTCCTCTCACTAGCCAGTCAGGGTCTGTTACTGTAATGCTTAGCTAGTGGAATGGCGAtggttttgtttctgatttttaattttggtaaaagGCATGTAGGGCTTTCCCAGCGATGCACTGGCAGAGAATCCGCTTATCAATGCAGGAGCCTTGAggactcgagttcgatccctgcattgggaagatcccttggaggaggaaatggcaacccactccagtattctcacctggaaaattccatggacagagaagcctggtgggctacagtccatggggtcgaaaagagtcatgGCACCACTGAACACACACAACTCACAAAATGCACATAATATAAGATTTACCagcttaactatttttaagtgtacacttCAGCACACATTACAGTGTACACACTGAAGATGTGGTACCACCGCCAGAACGgttctcatcttgcaaaactaaaattTCTGGGCCGATTAAACACTCGCTGCTGGTTCCCCACTCCCTCAGTGTCTGGCAACCACCCTTCTATTTCTGTGTCTAAGGCACCTCATCCACGAATCATACAGTACTTGACTTTTTGTggttggcttatttcacttcgcATAACATCCTCAAAGTATGGCTAAGGTTTCACAAACTGTTTTTGCCCAAGGGGACTCTTCTGCCGGCTGTTTGATTCTAacacccaccctctccttcctgttGGATTTAGATACGTGGTCTTCCTGCGGCTCTTCCTGGAGACGGCGGAGAAGTACTTCATGGTGGGACACAAGGTCACCTACTACGTCTTCACCGACCGGCCGGCGGATGTGCCCCAGATCGCCCTCCGGGCCCGGAGGCAGGTGGTGGTCCTCCACGTCGGGAGCTACAGACGCTGGCAGGACATTTCCATGCATCGGATGGAGATGATCAGCAACTTCTCGCGGCAGCGCTTCCTCCACGAGGTGGACTACCTGGTGTGCCTGGACGTGGACATGAAGTTCAGCGACCACGTGGGCGTGGAGATCCTGGCGCCGCTCTTCGGGACCCTGCACCCTGGGTTCTACGCCGCCGACCGCCAGTCCTTCACCTATGAGCGCCGGCCCTTGTCTCGAGCCTACATCCCGAGAGACGAGGGTGATTTCTACTACGCGGGAGGCTTTTTTGGGGGGTCGGTCCCTGAGGTTTACCGGCTCACCACGGCCTGTCACCAGGCCATGACGGCCGACCAGGCCCAGGGCATCGAGGCCGTGTGGCACGACGAGAGCCACCTGAACCGGTACCTGCTGTCGCACAAGCCCAGCAAGGTGCTGTCCCCCGAGTACCTGTGGGACGAGCGGATGCTGCAGAGGCCGCCCTTACTCCGGAAGCTGCGCTACGTGGCCGTGCCCAAGAACCACGGAGAGATTCGGAACCGATGAGAACGTACTTGCCAAGAAAGTCCGTGGGTGTCAGACCGCAGCACATGTCAGTGGTCTGCCCCCTTGGTGAGGGATTGGCCAAAGGCTTGATGGAACCACTGAGGACGTGCTTTTTAAGGAAGTCCGTGGGACTCGGGTCGCACCTGGTGTCAGTGGTTCTACCGTCTCGATCAGGGATTAGCCGAAGGCTCGATGGCACGGGTGGAGCCATCGGCTTACATCGTCTTCTGCAGGGAACTCCACTGGGCAGACAGAGCCGGCCCTGCAGTCTTCATTCCCCTCTCATCCCGCCTCCTCTTTCAACGTGACTCGTCCTCCAAGGGCTTGACCAGATCCCCTTCCTGGGACGCTTTCTTTGGTTCTCTCTTCTTCCAGTCGTTGAAGGGAATTTCTCCTTCCTctgacaaaacaacaacagaaagaactGTATTTTCGTCAAGCGCTAAGGATATACCTTTGGCAGTGTCTGCCTTTCTGCCTACGTTACCCATTGGTCTTGCCCATTGTAATGAGATCCTGAGGGTGGAGATCAAGATGTCTTCATCTTTTTATTCATCAGCACATACCTCAGTGCCTGATGCCCAGGGACTTTCAAAACTGTTTGCATTTAAGTTtcaggaagggacttccctggtacccatccagtggttaagaggtTGCCTACCAATGCTGCGGACACAAGCTGGATCCCTGATCccgaagctaagatcccacatgctgtggggccaCGGCTACTGATCTGGCGTGCTAGAGCCAACAAGAGAGGCTACCTAAaggagtagcccctacttgctacaactagagaaacacCCAGAGATCACGCGCAGCCAGGAAGAGGCTGTGTGCCACAacggagacccagtgcagtcaaaaataaatcaacgaattaaaaaaataaagtaaattaatttaaaaatcaaattaaaagtaAATGCATAAATTTAAGGAACTCTTTGttttgcagtttctttttttcccccaaaactttctttaaattttttattttgtcttggggAATAGCAGATTCACAACGTTGTAGTTTCAGATGAAAAGGAAGGGACTCGGGTACATACACACgtatccgttctcccccagaccctcctcctcccatccaggctgccacacaacactgAGCAGGGCA
Coding sequences:
- the ABO gene encoding histo-blood group ABO system transferase; translation: MVHRSKDAPHCVQGNKRLTRSKENVTDFWGKSTKSWLCLILLFAVLLGFYSNVFNLIPRRQTEESQSSLEAHHLQGQRESLPLSEGDGHLDTCRIPEVPRLLYPKAQLLKPSRVDVLVMTPWFAPIIWDGTFNSAILDAQFRDTAIGLTVFAIKKYVVFLRLFLETAEKYFMVGHKVTYYVFTDRPADVPQIALRARRQVVVLHVGSYRRWQDISMHRMEMISNFSRQRFLHEVDYLVCLDVDMKFSDHVGVEILAPLFGTLHPGFYAADRQSFTYERRPLSRAYIPRDEGDFYYAGGFFGGSVPEVYRLTTACHQAMTADQAQGIEAVWHDESHLNRYLLSHKPSKVLSPEYLWDERMLQRPPLLRKLRYVAVPKNHGEIRNR